TGACGCCCCGAAAAATATTGCCGCCGCCAACGACGATGGCGATTTGAGTGCCAGTGGCTATCACCTCTGCTACTTCTTGTGCTATGCCTTTGACCACTTCTGGATCAATGCCATAGCCCATGTTGCCCATTAAGGCTTCACCGCTCAGTTTGAGTAAAACCCGTCGGTAATTCGTTCCCATGAAGTTACGCTTTATCAAAAAAGTTGCAATTGCCTCCAATTTAAGATAGCAGTTACAGGGACTATCTATGTCTAGTTGCGCCAGATCAATGAAGTACCCACTGGTTCTGTTTCCACTAGATGTATTTCTTGACCTTGAAACAGAGAGGCGATCGCAGTTCTTAAATAATTTTCTCCTATAGATGCTGGGTCATGGACATGATCATCGATTTGCCCTTTGTAGCGTACTATACCATTTTTATCTATTAAGAAAGCCATTGGTGTTTTCGTGGCACCAAAACTGCGGGTAACATCTTGGGTTGAGTCCCACAGGTAGGGAAAGTTGAATTCGTAACGTTCGGCAAAAGCTTTCATGTTGTCAAAGCTTTCTTTATGATCACCATTACTGCCATTCATCCCAATTAGGATGAAGCCGCTTTCAGCAAATTCCGCTTGAATACTCTTAAGCCTGTCTATATACAACTCTACATAAGGGCAGTGGTTGCACATGGAAATGACGCCGACTGCGCGGAATTTGTTTAAATAACGGCTGAGATGATGTACTTGATTATCAATTCCTGGCAGTTCAAAATCAGGTGCGTAGCCTCCAATTGGAGTGCCAATTGCTTCTAGTATAGTCATTTTCTCTAACTTGAAGGAACTAGGAATAAACAAAATCTCGGTAAATTTAGCGTCAGTTTCCAGATGCAAACCATCCCTAAGCCGATGCCTGATATCAAATAATTTTATAAACGAATTTAGCTACCGTAAATTGTAATACTACTGAATCTACTACTGGTGCTATTTTCACCACTTCACAATCAATAACATTGTAATTGTCACATACAGCGCTTTTCATTTGTATAAGCCAAAAATTCAATGATAGAGACACAGCAATGGTATGGCTTTACAGCCAACCCTTATTCTATTTCAATTGAAATAAAGCTTTCTGGTTCTATCTAATTTATGCAATTGCGCGTGCCTCTTGCAGAGGAGCTATGCGATAAGCATTCGGGTAACAAAAGGACTTAGGAGTTAGCAAAGTGCTAAAGGCGATCGCCGGGCTGGTGATCCCCCGATTTTAGTCGGCAGTAGCGATAAAGCAACTAAAGTTTTGGGTTGGCATCCACAATATCCCAACCTCAGCGAAATCCTGACTCACGCTTGGCAGTGGCATCAGCGACATCAAGGCAAACGTATTTTATAACAGTGTGTTGTTTACCTCTATAAACACCAATAATTTAATAGCGATCGCATCATACGTTTAACGCGAGTTTGTCTAACTTTACCAACTTTGTGTGAGTAGTCTACCATCAATAGCTGCAAACCTAGTTGGATGTTCACTGTAGTTGTTGAAAGGGGTACAAGAATCGGAATTAAATTGATGTCAACTCAAGACGAACATAAGTGCGATCATCAAATGATTCTCTATCAGGTGAAAGTCCTCTTTGTGCTAAATAAAGGTCATAGCATAAAGGGTCTTGAGCCAATATTTCGCTAAGAGCTGTTTCGCTTTCGGCAAGACTTACTCTGAGGTCTGGATAACCGTCACTAGCAAGCACAATAGATTTAGTTTGCTCTGGAATTTTAATTACTTCAATATATTGGTCAGGCACTCTTGTACCATCAATAGTCCCATACCCGAAAGGGTCTTCAAGATAATTCCGAAAAACTGTTTGCAGTACATAGTAAGTTGTTAAATGTTTTTGACTGGGATCATCTTGCAGGAGTTCTTCTATTGTTTTACCTTGAGCAAGGTGGGAACGCACAATTAGCGATCGCAACTTAGTTGTGACGACATCAACTTGCAAGGAGGGATTGTTACCTTTACCGTCAAGTAAGTATTGACAATCTCCAACTCGCCAAATTTCTCCGCGTGCGGCAGAAAACACTACCATGACGAAGCAAGGACTATAATTGGGAGTTTTATCTGGTTTGACTCGTAGCAAAGACTCTCCCACAGCTTGATTTAACTGCTGTACGGCCTCTATTGCGGTAATCTTGGCATCAAGATTTTCCAGAACTTGAGCGCCAACTTCTGCCACGAAACGACCGGAGGAAAGACCATCATAACGAGCGCCTGAAGTCTCTGTAGCACCATCTAGGACAGCGACGAAGTTTTGGGTAATCACAAGGCGATCGTCCCCACGCTCAGGATCTCCGTACTTTGAGCGGCTCAAAAACTCAACCACTGTGAAGGTTTGGCTTAATTTCATCTTTACTGTTTTTTCTCACATCTATTTCTACTGCATTATTCTTGTAGCAAAAGATGTGCAGTCTGCTCGCAATCTCGTGCAGAATTTATAAAACAATCACTGAAATGGATCTAGGCTTGATAGTTAATGTTTGTGTTTCAGCAGCGGTAAATAACTTTTGCAGTGTGCTAGGGAAGTTGAAACACGGTTTTATGCTGTGCTGCGATCGCTTGTTGCCATTTTATATTGGTTTACGTGCAATAAATGCGGCGTGGGCTTTTGGCAGTACATACTCACCATAACTTCGCATGATCTGAACTTGGAAACCGACTTGCTCAAGTTCTTCACCAATCTCTGTTGCTTTGTACAGCCGCAAATGGTGTACTTCATCATCTCTTCTGTAGTGTTCTCCTACCTGGCGAAAGCTGATGATTCGACGGCTCAATGTCTCCTGCTCTTGGTTTTCCTCCTTCTCAACAAGAACTATCCAATCTTTTCCTTCAGTGAACCCTTTGGTTGTAATTCCTTGGTCAACCTGTCCTGGCTCTGCAATGTCAAATAAGAAAATACCTCCAGGAGCTAATGCCTTATAGATGCGATGAAAAAGTTGAACTAGTAGTTGGCGATTGTTCTCTGGATCAAATAGGTAGTTGAGACATTCACTGATTGATGTCACGGCATTGCATAAAGGAATATCAGCCTGAAACAGCGACTGAATTTGAAACTCGGCATCCGGTACTCTGGTTCGGGCTATTGCAATCATCGACTCAGAAATATCAATTCCGAGAACACGATAATTAGCTTTGGTAAATTCCAATGCAGACAATCCACTGCCACAACCCAATTCCACAATTAAACCTTCGTGTATATTGTTTTGAGCCAGGATTTCCAGTATGCCAGGAGCAGATTTGAGAGCGTAATCACTGTAACCAACATCATGAATATAAGCAAGGTCTTGCTTGTACCACTCTTCCATTGAGTTGCTCAAGGGGATTACTTTGTGGATAGGTGTTTATCAAAAAACCCAGTGATAATATATTAAGCCATAACTAAGCACAGAGGACATCCATCCCCTGCCTTGAAGTGTTAGCTGGCAGTTGTGATGTTGCCAGTACAAAACTCAACATACTGTTGTCTTTAACTTTTCAAGTTTTTAAGCAGTAATCGACAACCACATAAGAACGGGTTCGGACTCTCTGTGCGCTCATCCAGAAGTACCTCAATCGGAAGCTTACTGTTGTAAATTAATTGATCATAATCCATCAATGCATTCCACTTAATCTTGCCAGTCGGAAAGCCTAACTGTGAAGTTGCATCAGATATTAACTCTTGCCATTTCTCTATCTCTGGGTCTTGCGACTTGCAATAATCGAGAATAGCGATAAATGCACCAGGTTTGGTAACTCGTAAAATCTCCTCAAGAGCGCGGACAGGATCAGCAACAACACAAAGGGTAAATCCCGATGCTGCGGCATCAAAGCTATTATCTGGAAAATCAAGATTTTGAAGATCCGCTATCTTCAGGGTTATATCTGCGGATACGCGCTTTTTACGTGCCTCATCGAGCATCTTATGAGAAAGATCAACGCCGACGACACGTACCCCTTCAGGATAGGCTAAAAGATTGAGACCCGTTCCTACCGCAGCATCCAGCACGGTTTGTCCTGGACTAAGTTGCAAGGAAGCAATTAACGGTTCGCGATCAATGTGCCAGTAACGCAGCATAATTGCTTCATAATCCACTGCTCCATGATCGTAGCTCTCAATAACTTTATCTATTT
This region of Nostoc sp. UHCC 0302 genomic DNA includes:
- a CDS encoding thioredoxin family protein, which encodes MTILEAIGTPIGGYAPDFELPGIDNQVHHLSRYLNKFRAVGVISMCNHCPYVELYIDRLKSIQAEFAESGFILIGMNGSNGDHKESFDNMKAFAERYEFNFPYLWDSTQDVTRSFGATKTPMAFLIDKNGIVRYKGQIDDHVHDPASIGENYLRTAIASLFQGQEIHLVETEPVGTSLIWRN
- a CDS encoding class I SAM-dependent methyltransferase, translated to MEEWYKQDLAYIHDVGYSDYALKSAPGILEILAQNNIHEGLIVELGCGSGLSALEFTKANYRVLGIDISESMIAIARTRVPDAEFQIQSLFQADIPLCNAVTSISECLNYLFDPENNRQLLVQLFHRIYKALAPGGIFLFDIAEPGQVDQGITTKGFTEGKDWIVLVEKEENQEQETLSRRIISFRQVGEHYRRDDEVHHLRLYKATEIGEELEQVGFQVQIMRSYGEYVLPKAHAAFIARKPI
- a CDS encoding methyltransferase domain-containing protein, whose amino-acid sequence is MRKVMQIDKVIESYDHGAVDYEAIMLRYWHIDREPLIASLQLSPGQTVLDAAVGTGLNLLAYPEGVRVVGVDLSHKMLDEARKKRVSADITLKIADLQNLDFPDNSFDAAASGFTLCVVADPVRALEEILRVTKPGAFIAILDYCKSQDPEIEKWQELISDATSQLGFPTGKIKWNALMDYDQLIYNSKLPIEVLLDERTESPNPFLCGCRLLLKNLKS